AACACAACCCTAGTGTACAAAGGAGAAgagtaatataaattaaagagttattcatttactttttacagTTATTCAACACTTTTCACTTTAAAATTATAGTGGataatagaaatttaaaatttaaaattcttctatttttaaaaggGCTTCTTTTTAATAAGCATACCAACTCTATATACCCGTGTACCAATACTTTGTATGATCGCATACCGTGTACAGGTACCTATACCATGTCCCAGGGAGTATTGCAAACCTGGTAACTGTGGTTGAAACTGATaatattattgaattaaaatataaccatAGAAATTACAATTTCTCCTACCAGAGCCAAGGAATCCCTGAGAGAGCATGCTCAGCCACATCATGACAGTACTCCTCAACATGATTCTCACCTAGCCCCCTACTCCCCTCTATAATGCTGGCTGGCTGGCTTAACTAACTTGTCAATGTCAGCAAATCCACATGACAGAAAACTTCCGTCACTATTTAGCCCCTCCTCTGAAAGGTGGCTTACATCATCCAGCTCATCTAAACCGTTTACAATTTACCTCATGCAGTCCAAGGTTTCTATCAAACCCACATTGAAACAATACAATAACAAGTGAACTGTTAGGACAAGGGAAGCCCAAAACATTGTGAAGATCTCCTTTCATGGGCTTAAGCAAGAGACACTTATAGGCTTTACACCACACCCCGACCCAAAAACTTAATTAGGTCAATGGGTCCTTTAACTGGCATATTCCTCCATTAGCCCATTACCTTTTTTGTGTGTGCATATAATGGCAACAACAAGATTAAAACCAACACCTTGTGCTAACAACCCAAACCCATTACTTTTAAATGGAGAACTTCCACGCTCATACCTGAATGCCCAACATGAGGCTATGAACAAAGTAAGTCTTCTAATATTCCACAACCAATTTAGAAAGAACCAAGATCTAGAATTCAGAGAAATTGCCCCAGCATGATCACCAAATCAACACAGAAAGTTTCTATTGCTTGgggatatttaaaattaaagaattagtGGTTACAGTCTTAACAAATTAGAATTGAAAATTCATAATACTAATACATAATATGATGTGACTGTAAATAAAGTAGATTTCTTaggaaaggaaaggaaagtTTTAAGAGCATATGTTCAATAAAATAGCACCAATATTAGATAGATGGAATGCAAACACACACATAAACCCAGATACAGGAAAACAGATTTGGATTGCCAGAAGCAGAAAAAGCTCATATTCAGAACAACCACAATATCAGTTTGAAAACCAAACTACAATGACAAGATATTACAACATATTATCTCAATCTTAAAAGTCACAATAAATATTGAACTTCCTGTCATCTGAAGTACACCAGAATGCTAGGAAGACCAACTCATATGGTTAACAGAGTTTATAATGGAGACCAGACAAAGATTGAgcgataagataaaattaaatggaAAACAACAgtgaaaattatgaaaacaaataagttgATGAAAGAACTTGGCTTTACCTCTGCAAACAATGCCCGAAAGTCAGCTTCAGTATATTATAAAGTGtatgaaactttcaaaatcATTCATTGCATATAGAGAGCTTTCCTGTCCACTCATCAGCTACCCCATAATCAAGGCTGAGCTCTCTCATCGGAGGGATGCTCTCCATCGCAAATAGCATAAGGCGAGGGAACATCAAATTATTGTGATCATACAGAACAAACTGAACCAACACATTGGGAGTTGAACTATGACTCATATAGCAAGCAACATTCCTCATTCTTGACACATCCATGGCAAAATCCAAAGGAGGTATTGACGGATATGATGGACGCACAAAATTGGAGTCTATCATAGACAAGTCCCCCCATTCTGCCCACCTATCAGTAAACCGATTTGGATATATCAAGGAATCACCATTCATAGTCAAAAGCCGTGCTTGCTCCCTAGTCAGAACAACCCCTGTGTACTCGCATATAAAAGCACCAGCTTGAATAAGGTCCATGGACCTAACTCCCCAACCAGTTTCCCTAGATCTGAACACTTCCAACCTATTTTTCAACCCCTTCTGCGTGACACGGTTCCGACAATGAGGAGGACAACGACAAAATGGGCCACACTCAAAAACCAAAGGCTTCCCTCTCAAGAGAATCCCACTCTGATTATAAGGAAAATCCCCTCCATTCTTCATGGCACAAAAGCACCCCTCAACACACCCGTCCGCACACTCACAACCTGTCCCCCTCCCGCTCTGATGGAACACAAACTGCGGAAAATTTGTCTTCACAAGATACTCATACTGCAGAGGGTCATAGTTAGGATCAATGTCATTGAAAAGCCGAACCGCCACATTCTCCTTCCTATTTGAAACATCAAGCGACAAACAACACGTGGGTTTGAAACTCAAGGGATCCTTCCTAAGCATAAGCGCCTCCTTCATCACCACAGTCCCCATCTTAGCCTGCCCATCAATCCTACACAGCTTATACTTATAAACCCCAAAACCCGACTTCCCCACATCAAACCAGCACTCATGAATTCTATACAACCCATCATACACATACAACCTCCCAGTAGCAGAGGCAGCACCCTCATACCGCACTCCGCGAATGACCCTCACCTCAATCCCATAGTGCATACTCCTCTCCATTGCAAGGTTCCCCCCCTCAAGCTTCTGGTGGAAAACCTGCCTAGAATGCTTGTCCTGGCCACCATGGCCAGAGTAAATAATAACATCACCCTCATCAACATCATCCTCATAACCACCAGAAACAATGACACTAGTGGCAATTGGTTCACCATTGGAACTCATGCTAGCAGGGAGATAATCAATCCCAGCCTGAGGCTGACCGTGAAGGCCAACAACACACAACTCCATCCTATAAAGGAACACATCACCAATGCAGACACCGGGAATTGCACCAACAATTCTCTTGTCACGGTTCAGCCACAGGCCACAGTTCCTCATCACCGCCGAGGCGCGCAGATCGCTGCGCCCCCGGCGGGCATCCACCCGGCCCTCGTCCTCCACCGTCGCCAGGACGCGCAGGGAGTCGTAAACCATCCTCGTCCGGCGGACCACGTCCCGGAAGTGCCGTTGCTCCGGCCCGCCGACATCCGTCAGGCGGACCAGCTCCTTGAAGCGCCGCTGCCGCGGCGTGGTGACCGCCACCGAAGAGGACCGCCCTTCCTCCGGGACCGGCACAATTGCCCGCGAATCCGGGTCCGAAACGGCCCCGTTCGGgtactgctgctgctgctgcatcCCGGGGTCCGAATTTTGGAAGCTCTGCGGTGGAACAACGGTAGTGCCGTCTAGAGGGTCGGAAACAGCGTCGTTTTGGAGCTGCTGGAGCCCTTGGGCGATGGGGTCGAGAACGGCGTTGTTGTTGGTGAAAGCGGTTTTGAAAAGCTGAGAGAGACGGTTGAAATCTGAGAGCAAGCTTGGGTCGCCAGAGAAAGCACCGGGGGTTTCGTCGCAGACGAGCTTGAGGTCGAGGTCGAGGTCGAGGTCAAGGGACCCATTTGAAAAACTGGGGTCCtgagattgttgttgttgttggggtgTGTGGGTGTTGAGCAATTCGTCGAAAGGTTCGAGCTTTGGGATTAGAATTGGGTTTGGGGTGGTGTTGGCGGCGGCAATGGTGGCGGGGATTGGGATTCCCGGAGGTGGGGGAAGGTTTTCCcgtgaaaagagaaaattcat
This region of Glycine max cultivar Williams 82 chromosome 7, Glycine_max_v4.0, whole genome shotgun sequence genomic DNA includes:
- the LOC100804592 gene encoding histone-lysine N-methyltransferase family member SUVH9 → MNFLFSRENLPPPPGIPIPATIAAANTTPNPILIPKLEPFDELLNTHTPQQQQQSQDPSFSNGSLDLDLDLDLKLVCDETPGAFSGDPSLLSDFNRLSQLFKTAFTNNNAVLDPIAQGLQQLQNDAVSDPLDGTTVVPPQSFQNSDPGMQQQQQYPNGAVSDPDSRAIVPVPEEGRSSSVAVTTPRQRRFKELVRLTDVGGPEQRHFRDVVRRTRMVYDSLRVLATVEDEGRVDARRGRSDLRASAVMRNCGLWLNRDKRIVGAIPGVCIGDVFLYRMELCVVGLHGQPQAGIDYLPASMSSNGEPIATSVIVSGGYEDDVDEGDVIIYSGHGGQDKHSRQVFHQKLEGGNLAMERSMHYGIEVRVIRGVRYEGAASATGRLYVYDGLYRIHECWFDVGKSGFGVYKYKLCRIDGQAKMGTVVMKEALMLRKDPLSFKPTCCLSLDVSNRKENVAVRLFNDIDPNYDPLQYEYLVKTNFPQFVFHQSGRGTGCECADGCVEGCFCAMKNGGDFPYNQSGILLRGKPLVFECGPFCRCPPHCRNRVTQKGLKNRLEVFRSRETGWGVRSMDLIQAGAFICEYTGVVLTREQARLLTMNGDSLIYPNRFTDRWAEWGDLSMIDSNFVRPSYPSIPPLDFAMDVSRMRNVACYMSHSSTPNVLVQFVLYDHNNLMFPRLMLFAMESIPPMRELSLDYGVADEWTGKLSICNE